In Ruminococcaceae bacterium BL-6, a genomic segment contains:
- a CDS encoding Peptidase_A24 domain-containing protein, translating into MDAIIGAVLACTAAALAWMLPDLAFAFASYKRKKRGLEAPRQCPSVRWRMVSTAVCLAYEGAAMWYMPQTLAVLSIPFVYAAIFGSCVDMMIRIIANEMLLALLPVGIGYRILAGGIGSLKGSLGGLMLVLAVFASAAAVTRLIKGIGGVGMGDIKLAMVAAVTAGWPGSLYFLGGMALAIGAFCLIGVKSFLLRRDSTFPMCGHIMAGLLIALIYPYIQGVMT; encoded by the coding sequence GTGGATGCAATCATCGGGGCGGTTCTGGCCTGCACAGCGGCGGCGCTTGCCTGGATGCTGCCGGATCTGGCGTTCGCTTTTGCTTCGTATAAGCGGAAAAAGCGGGGGCTCGAAGCTCCCCGGCAATGCCCGTCGGTACGCTGGCGGATGGTCAGCACGGCTGTTTGTCTTGCGTATGAAGGGGCTGCCATGTGGTATATGCCGCAGACACTGGCTGTTCTGTCTATCCCATTTGTTTACGCGGCCATTTTCGGAAGCTGCGTGGACATGATGATTCGGATCATCGCCAATGAAATGCTTTTGGCCCTGCTGCCTGTCGGCATCGGTTATCGTATTCTGGCCGGCGGGATCGGTTCGCTGAAAGGTTCTTTGGGCGGTCTTATGCTTGTTCTGGCGGTTTTTGCTTCTGCCGCCGCCGTCACGCGGCTGATCAAGGGAATCGGCGGCGTGGGCATGGGCGATATCAAGCTGGCGATGGTTGCGGCGGTTACGGCGGGGTGGCCGGGCTCTCTGTATTTCCTGGGGGGCATGGCGCTTGCAATCGGCGCCTTTTGCCTGATTGGGGTGAAAAGTTTCCTGCTTCGCAGGGACAGTACCTTTCCCATGTGCGGCCATATTATGGCGGGGCTTTTGATCGCTTTGATCTATCCATATATTCAGGGAGTGATGACGTGA
- a CDS encoding LytTr DNA-binding domain protein, producing the protein MRIALCDDDAEQRSRYSNLILSFSNQFEMKNELTVYESGDQFLFDIDGRDRYDLVFLDIHMRGTDGMAVARKLRRMGISCEIIFLTMDRTRIWEAFDVSAFHYMIKDQTSDEKFKQVFQRVIRKINFKKEESIILACAGQMRRYQIPSIEYFEATKNTMTVHCEMYEPFTFYSTLGRIEDSLKGKGFVRTHKSFLVSLRHIQELQSSELVLFNGECLPLSRKYYANVRKAFSSLYHFKALNAR; encoded by the coding sequence ATGAGGATTGCTTTGTGTGATGACGATGCAGAACAGCGCAGCCGGTACTCCAATTTAATCTTATCATTTTCAAATCAATTTGAAATGAAAAATGAATTGACCGTCTATGAAAGCGGAGATCAGTTCCTGTTTGATATTGACGGCAGAGATCGTTATGATCTGGTTTTTTTGGATATCCACATGCGTGGAACAGACGGAATGGCCGTGGCGCGGAAGCTTCGCAGAATGGGAATTTCGTGTGAAATCATTTTTCTTACCATGGACCGCACAAGAATATGGGAGGCATTCGACGTATCGGCTTTTCACTATATGATTAAGGATCAGACGTCCGACGAAAAATTCAAGCAGGTTTTCCAGCGGGTGATCCGGAAGATCAATTTCAAAAAAGAGGAGTCCATCATTCTGGCCTGTGCCGGGCAGATGCGCAGATATCAGATCCCTTCTATCGAATATTTTGAAGCGACAAAAAACACGATGACGGTTCACTGTGAGATGTATGAGCCTTTTACGTTTTATTCGACGCTGGGGCGGATCGAGGATTCGCTGAAGGGAAAGGGCTTTGTACGAACCCATAAATCGTTTCTGGTTTCCCTCCGCCACATTCAGGAGCTTCAAAGCTCGGAGCTGGTTTTGTTCAACGGCGAGTGCCTGCCGCTGAGCCGGAAATATTATGCGAATGTGCGCAAAGCCTTCTCCTCTTTGTATCATTTCAAAGCGCTGAACGCCAGGTGA
- a CDS encoding protein of unknown function (Evidence 5 : Unknown function): MAAALADDKGSLLCMPLALCPIYAVQRNASRSADPGHSEMKFKEYQ, translated from the coding sequence TTGGCAGCTGCACTTGCAGACGACAAGGGCAGCCTGCTTTGTATGCCGCTTGCCCTATGCCCGATTTACGCCGTGCAGAGAAACGCCTCCCGCTCCGCTGATCCGGGGCATTCTGAAATGAAATTCAAAGAATACCAGTGA
- a CDS encoding protein of unknown function (Evidence 5 : Unknown function), whose translation MPCRESGEKMLSIRSMGRIEGGMRKKGEFYRLKRKIRGWNAAFLPDFIRK comes from the coding sequence ATGCCCTGCCGGGAAAGCGGTGAAAAAATGCTTTCTATCAGAAGTATGGGGCGGATCGAGGGGGGTATGAGAAAAAAAGGAGAATTTTATAGACTTAAGAGAAAAATAAGAGGTTGGAATGCCGCTTTTCTGCCGGATTTTATTCGGAAATGA
- a CDS encoding protein of unknown function (Evidence 5 : Unknown function): MKFEIYYDPRQLKPGIFFFVDFVVKGRKLLFFVLKKRHVVTKIGKNGKIWSILSLVSKKRPDALPGKR; the protein is encoded by the coding sequence TTGAAATTCGAAATTTATTATGATCCCCGGCAGTTAAAGCCGGGGATTTTCTTTTTTGTGGATTTTGTAGTCAAGGGTAGAAAATTATTGTTTTTTGTCCTTAAAAAAAGGCATGTTGTCACAAAAATCGGGAAAAATGGAAAAATATGGAGTATTCTGTCTCTAGTTTCTAAGAAAAGACCGGATGCCCTGCCGGGAAAGCGGTGA
- a CDS encoding transposase, producing MKLKYRVIERFRGKYSVEAMCRSFEVSRSGYYDWRNRKTKEARDQWLTDLIMNCQQHCKQTYGCRRVRRWILRQTGKKVNLKAILRIMRKCDLLSRIRRRRPYVRYKQAVHKYPNLLQRIFEQPLPNHFWVTDITYIPTAKGMLYLCAVIDLCGKMVLAYRIGNDMTASLVTDTIRDALQQEKVADGLALHSDQGSQYTSQAYFDLSQEYHFQPSMSSPGCPYDNAAMENFFGTLKTECLYRMNFSCRTEVEQAVAEYVQFYNYERINLKGGLTPSEIRSKAA from the coding sequence GTGAAGCTGAAGTATCGCGTCATTGAACGGTTCCGTGGTAAGTATAGCGTTGAAGCCATGTGCCGTTCCTTTGAAGTTTCGCGGAGCGGCTACTATGATTGGCGGAACCGGAAGACGAAGGAAGCCAGAGACCAATGGCTGACGGATTTAATCATGAATTGTCAGCAACATTGCAAACAGACCTACGGTTGTCGTCGGGTGCGCCGCTGGATTCTGCGACAGACCGGGAAAAAAGTCAATCTGAAAGCTATTCTGCGCATCATGCGAAAGTGTGACCTTCTTTCGCGGATACGGCGGCGCCGGCCATATGTCCGTTACAAACAGGCAGTACATAAATATCCGAATTTGTTACAGAGGATTTTTGAGCAGCCGTTGCCCAATCATTTCTGGGTTACGGACATTACCTACATCCCTACTGCAAAAGGGATGCTGTATCTATGTGCAGTAATAGACTTGTGCGGCAAAATGGTTTTGGCCTATCGTATCGGCAATGACATGACCGCCTCACTGGTGACAGACACTATCCGGGACGCCTTACAACAAGAGAAGGTCGCCGATGGACTTGCACTCCACAGCGACCAGGGGTCTCAATACACGTCACAAGCATACTTTGACCTGAGCCAAGAATACCATTTTCAGCCGTCCATGTCCAGCCCCGGGTGCCCTTACGACAACGCCGCTATGGAAAATTTCTTTGGTACACTCAAGACGGAATGCCTATATCGTATGAATTTTTCCTGCCGTACCGAAGTGGAACAGGCAGTGGCTGAATATGTTCAGTTTTACAATTATGAGCGAATCAATCTGAAAGGCGGCCTCACTCCGTCCGAAATTCGGAGCAAGGCCGCCTAA
- a CDS encoding conserved protein of unknown function (Evidence 4 : Unknown function but conserved in other organisms), producing MPRKYTKIEELSEEVFRRKAAGETNREIGQSYGLSKEQIKGLVKRQNRKVSLISNGYLPRPKGRPRRQNPVDEETLRNNELIELRMKVELLQNFLSEAGRR from the coding sequence ATGCCCAGGAAGTATACAAAAATAGAAGAATTGAGTGAAGAAGTATTCCGGCGAAAAGCGGCAGGAGAGACAAACCGGGAAATTGGCCAGAGTTATGGCCTGAGCAAAGAACAAATAAAAGGGCTGGTAAAACGTCAAAACCGGAAAGTGAGCCTGATTTCCAACGGTTACTTGCCCCGTCCGAAAGGGAGACCACGGCGGCAAAACCCGGTTGATGAAGAAACGTTGCGGAACAATGAGCTGATTGAACTGCGGATGAAAGTGGAACTGCTGCAAAATTTTCTGTCCGAAGCTGGAAGGAGGTGA
- a CDS encoding conserved protein of unknown function (Evidence 4 : Unknown function but conserved in other organisms) produces the protein MNNETAKTMEEAYEPEQAQVKKWSVFLESDVVNFFTANKIEKMTVEDGNGNKAKLSKTKDGGIKIDSTSSVIL, from the coding sequence ATGAACAATGAAACCGCTAAAACAATGGAAGAAGCATACGAGCCGGAGCAGGCACAGGTAAAAAAATGGTCTGTGTTTCTGGAATCAGACGTCGTGAATTTTTTTACAGCAAACAAGATCGAAAAGATGACGGTTGAGGATGGCAACGGCAATAAGGCTAAGCTCTCAAAAACAAAGGACGGCGGAATCAAAATTGATTCTACCTCTTCCGTGATTCTCTGA
- a CDS encoding conserved protein of unknown function (Evidence 4 : Unknown function but conserved in other organisms), translating into MGTKKLLGIGIILILLLGITGCGNLSRQNNSKVQAGSGPDQSSTERQGGAASSSGDMAGGDSSAVSRESESPSLAADLAPKTQQEALAQIRSALSTKVPLMLPANIPVEKGRYLASTTSSQATKYKVNFYEVDQPARLNSKAASKGVLIATVEGTAYKNAAGAKENISGYEQADTSNYGELLDLGHQIKAVEDAGAGHQFLTWNEGRWCIRVDSPNDPAYQNKEYPERTQLSKNVVAYLEDHMLPVPQKIGVVSINIWNRNDGTTVVWQDSQTVYQVSSGDPMTALKVAAAMKSK; encoded by the coding sequence ATGGGAACAAAAAAACTGCTCGGCATCGGTATCATATTGATTTTGCTGCTTGGTATCACCGGATGCGGAAATCTTTCCCGGCAAAATAACAGCAAGGTACAAGCAGGCAGCGGCCCGGATCAAAGCAGCACAGAGAGACAAGGAGGAGCCGCTTCATCCTCGGGAGATATGGCAGGCGGCGACTCCTCCGCCGTAAGCAGGGAATCGGAGAGTCCGAGCTTAGCGGCTGATTTGGCACCCAAAACACAGCAGGAGGCGTTGGCTCAAATCCGTTCCGCTTTGAGTACAAAAGTTCCCTTGATGCTGCCGGCAAACATACCGGTAGAGAAAGGACGTTATTTAGCATCGACCACGTCTTCTCAGGCAACAAAATACAAAGTGAACTTTTATGAAGTCGATCAGCCCGCGCGGCTCAATTCAAAGGCTGCTTCAAAGGGGGTACTGATCGCGACGGTTGAAGGGACGGCATATAAGAACGCGGCAGGCGCCAAAGAAAATATTTCGGGCTATGAGCAAGCGGATACTTCCAACTATGGGGAACTCCTGGACCTGGGCCATCAAATCAAGGCCGTGGAAGACGCGGGAGCGGGCCATCAGTTTTTGACTTGGAATGAAGGCCGCTGGTGTATTCGTGTAGACAGTCCGAATGACCCGGCCTATCAGAATAAGGAATATCCGGAAAGAACACAGCTTTCCAAAAACGTTGTCGCGTACTTGGAAGACCATATGCTGCCCGTGCCGCAAAAAATCGGGGTCGTCAGTATCAATATCTGGAATCGGAATGATGGAACGACCGTTGTATGGCAGGATAGCCAAACGGTGTATCAAGTCAGCAGCGGGGATCCTATGACAGCTTTAAAAGTTGCGGCGGCAATGAAATCAAAATAA
- a CDS encoding DeoR/GlpR transcriptional regulator has product MKNSLNFVDKRRTEIIRLLEQYGHVKVSFLAQELNVSPLTIRRDLDRLEEQNIITRQYGSATLLNPGSNAFSSSQVQCKVAIAKAAAMLVKDQDSIFINTSSTALLMMQYITAKNVTIITNNGKALKMPYNPILTVALTGGEIRFPKESMFGEFALQNINRVSANKCFLGCAGLSIEGGLTTAAFQERPVNSMMLERSEKHFILADYTKIGVTSNFRYGEAEDIDLLITDASASKSVLTRFKRMGMKIEQVNPSGGKPLSDENLGQSGEGGP; this is encoded by the coding sequence ATGAAAAATAGTTTAAATTTTGTTGATAAACGACGTACGGAAATCATCCGTCTGCTGGAACAGTACGGTCATGTTAAAGTTTCTTTTCTTGCACAGGAGCTGAATGTGTCTCCGCTGACGATCCGCCGAGACCTTGACAGACTGGAAGAGCAGAATATTATCACCCGTCAGTACGGAAGCGCAACTTTGCTGAATCCCGGAAGCAACGCTTTCAGCAGCAGCCAGGTGCAGTGCAAGGTCGCGATTGCAAAGGCGGCGGCCATGCTGGTGAAAGATCAGGACTCCATTTTTATCAACACCAGTTCCACGGCACTGCTTATGATGCAATATATCACGGCAAAAAACGTCACCATCATCACGAACAACGGCAAGGCGCTTAAGATGCCTTATAATCCCATACTTACCGTCGCCTTGACCGGAGGGGAGATCCGTTTCCCGAAGGAATCCATGTTCGGGGAATTTGCACTGCAGAATATCAACCGGGTCTCTGCCAATAAATGCTTTCTCGGCTGTGCCGGCCTTTCCATTGAAGGAGGCCTGACGACGGCGGCATTTCAGGAAAGGCCTGTCAACTCCATGATGCTCGAACGGTCTGAAAAGCATTTTATCCTGGCCGATTATACAAAAATCGGGGTGACCTCCAATTTTCGGTATGGAGAAGCGGAGGATATCGACCTTCTGATAACGGATGCGTCTGCATCCAAATCCGTTTTGACCAGATTCAAAAGGATGGGGATGAAAATCGAACAGGTAAATCCATCAGGGGGCAAGCCGCTTTCAGATGAGAATTTAGGGCAATCGGGAGAAGGTGGGCCCTGA
- the ulaE gene encoding L-xylulose 5-phosphate 3-epimerase (Evidence 2a : Function from experimental evidences in other organisms; PubMedId : 21617392; Product type e : enzyme) encodes MENSLDRSYRLGLYEKAMPAELTWKEKLETARDSGFDHVEISVDETDGKLARLDWTKDQKHELVSLMEETGVPIRSMCLSGHRKYPLGSPDEATRTRGLEIMERAVTLAAELGIRIIQLAGYDVYYEQGTERTRELFADGLRKAVGMAAKSGVVLGFETMETPFMDTVEKAMRYVDLIGSPYLGLYPDIGNLQNAALLYGKPAAEDLRAGKGHIFAAHLKETLPGRYREVPFSTGHTDYFGCVSRLKEQDVRLYVGEFWYKGAPEWREDLRFAARFLRDKLDAVWKCG; translated from the coding sequence GTGGAAAATTCTTTGGACCGGAGCTACCGCCTGGGGCTTTACGAAAAAGCCATGCCGGCTGAGCTGACATGGAAGGAAAAACTGGAGACCGCGCGGGACAGCGGTTTCGACCATGTGGAGATCAGCGTGGACGAGACAGATGGAAAGCTGGCCCGCCTGGACTGGACGAAGGATCAGAAGCACGAACTGGTCTCGCTTATGGAAGAGACCGGGGTGCCCATCCGTTCCATGTGCCTTTCGGGGCACCGCAAATATCCGCTCGGCAGCCCGGATGAGGCGACGCGCACGCGCGGCCTGGAAATCATGGAACGTGCCGTGACTCTTGCGGCCGAACTCGGCATCCGCATCATCCAGCTCGCGGGGTACGACGTGTATTATGAACAGGGGACCGAAAGAACGCGGGAGCTCTTTGCCGACGGACTGCGGAAGGCCGTCGGCATGGCGGCAAAATCCGGCGTCGTGCTCGGCTTCGAGACCATGGAGACACCGTTTATGGATACTGTGGAAAAAGCAATGCGGTATGTGGATCTGATCGGCAGCCCCTATCTCGGCCTTTATCCGGATATCGGAAACCTGCAGAACGCCGCTCTCCTGTATGGAAAGCCCGCGGCGGAAGATCTGCGCGCCGGCAAAGGCCATATTTTTGCGGCGCACCTCAAGGAAACGCTCCCCGGACGTTACCGGGAAGTCCCTTTCTCGACCGGCCACACGGATTATTTTGGGTGCGTTTCCCGGCTGAAAGAGCAGGATGTCAGGCTTTATGTCGGCGAGTTCTGGTATAAAGGGGCGCCGGAATGGCGCGAAGACCTGAGATTCGCCGCACGGTTCCTGCGGGATAAACTGGATGCTGTCTGGAAATGCGGCTGA
- a CDS encoding protein of unknown function (Evidence 5 : Unknown function) translates to MAFGDANNDSAMLRFFGMSVAMGNAEADVRRQARFIAKSNAEDGVACFLREHVL, encoded by the coding sequence ATGGCGTTCGGGGATGCCAACAACGACAGCGCCATGCTTCGGTTTTTCGGCATGTCCGTAGCCATGGGGAACGCGGAGGCCGACGTGCGGCGTCAGGCGAGGTTTATCGCCAAAAGCAACGCGGAAGACGGGGTCGCCTGTTTCCTGCGGGAGCATGTTTTATAG
- a CDS encoding protein of unknown function (Evidence 5 : Unknown function): MFPMPVRRHHYPSEGTHQPEKRADADERGDQGGYGDRSSVQRGRRGKIPQKDHGRHQGRLRRGNDRLNGVKRAGLRLHPRLVAVDLDGTFLDEHSAVSEASRRAAEEIMARGIEFVVTSGRAGLAFPRRKSWRSGMPTTTAPCFGFSACP, encoded by the coding sequence TTGTTCCCAATGCCCGTGCGACGTCACCATTATCCATCCGAAGGGACGCATCAACCCGAAAAGCGTGCTGATGCTGATGAGCGCGGCGATCAAGGCGGGTACGGAGATCGAAGTTCAGTGCAGCGGGGAAGACGAGGAAAAATCCCTCAAAAAGATCACGGACGCCATCAAGGGCGGCTTCGGCGAGGAAATGATCGATTGAACGGCGTGAAACGGGCGGGCCTCAGGCTGCACCCGCGTCTTGTGGCGGTCGATCTTGACGGCACGTTCCTCGACGAGCACAGCGCGGTCTCGGAGGCAAGCCGTCGGGCCGCGGAAGAGATTATGGCGCGGGGGATCGAATTTGTTGTAACGAGCGGAAGAGCAGGCTTGGCATTTCCGCGGAGGAAGTCATGGCGTTCGGGGATGCCAACAACGACAGCGCCATGCTTCGGTTTTTCGGCATGTCCGTAG
- a CDS encoding HPr family phosphocarrier protein: MVSEKVRVRNVTGLHLRPATELSNICSQCPCDVTIIHPKGRINPKSVLMLMSAAIKAGTEIEVQCSGEDEEKSLKKITDAIKGGFGEEMID, encoded by the coding sequence ATGGTATCTGAAAAAGTCAGAGTACGCAATGTGACCGGGCTTCATCTGCGCCCGGCGACGGAGCTTTCCAATATTTGTTCCCAATGCCCGTGCGACGTCACCATTATCCATCCGAAGGGACGCATCAACCCGAAAAGCGTGCTGATGCTGATGAGCGCGGCGATCAAGGCGGGTACGGAGATCGAAGTTCAGTGCAGCGGGGAAGACGAGGAAAAATCCCTCAAAAAGATCACGGACGCCATCAAGGGCGGCTTCGGCGAGGAAATGATCGATTGA
- the ptsI gene encoding Phosphoenolpyruvate-protein phosphotransferase has product MKKLLVSKVFSHGIAIGPVFLVPEDRAAVSDAKAESGEEIEREIRRFETAADKVAENLSRLAQDNKVFAGHIAIVKDYTLHDAVRRRIREQHRNAERASEESVEELRRMFQSMDDPYMKERAADIADVGSQLLACLQNRSDDKFGALKEPSVIVARDLVPSDTARLDKSLVLGFITEEGGVTSHVSIMAKSLNIPALVGAAGILDLVGENSRVVMDAGTGEVYVDPEPGFAEDFAQRKKRLEEENAAYLADAGLPVVTKDGRRLKVYANVGSLRDVEQAAKLHAEGVGLFRTEFLYMENSHFPTEEEQFGVYRKAVETLGREIVVRTLDIGGDKKLSYYQFEPEQNPFLGLRAIRFCLKNPDIFKTQIRAILRASHYGPLRIMLPMLVSLEEAESALEIIGRVREELSGEGVPFDSAIPVGMMMETPAAVFCADEFARMMDFFSIGTNDLTQYTLAVDRGNKEIRDLYDPFQPAVVRAIARVIEAGHKAGIEVGMCGEFAGDRRATKLLLGLGLDEFSMSASDTPRIKAALRSMDFETERKRAPEILRMKHAAEIKSALDK; this is encoded by the coding sequence ATGAAAAAGCTTCTTGTTTCCAAAGTCTTCTCTCACGGCATTGCCATCGGGCCTGTTTTTTTGGTTCCGGAAGACCGCGCGGCCGTTTCGGACGCAAAAGCGGAAAGCGGCGAAGAGATCGAGAGGGAAATCCGGCGGTTTGAGACCGCCGCGGATAAGGTCGCGGAGAATCTGTCACGCCTTGCGCAGGACAACAAGGTTTTCGCCGGCCATATCGCCATCGTCAAAGATTATACCCTGCACGACGCCGTCCGGCGAAGGATACGCGAACAGCACAGGAACGCGGAAAGGGCGAGCGAAGAGTCCGTTGAGGAGCTCCGCCGTATGTTCCAGAGCATGGACGACCCGTATATGAAGGAGCGCGCGGCGGACATCGCGGATGTGGGGAGCCAGCTGCTTGCCTGTCTCCAGAACCGCTCGGACGACAAATTCGGAGCGCTGAAAGAGCCTTCCGTCATCGTCGCGCGCGACCTGGTCCCTTCCGATACCGCCCGCCTGGACAAGAGCCTTGTCCTCGGATTCATTACGGAAGAGGGCGGAGTGACCTCGCATGTCAGCATCATGGCGAAAAGCCTGAACATCCCGGCGCTGGTGGGCGCCGCGGGAATACTGGACCTCGTGGGGGAAAACAGCCGCGTCGTGATGGACGCCGGGACCGGCGAAGTCTATGTCGACCCCGAGCCTGGCTTCGCGGAGGATTTCGCCCAGCGGAAGAAGCGGCTGGAAGAGGAGAACGCGGCGTATCTTGCCGACGCGGGCCTGCCGGTAGTCACGAAAGACGGCAGGCGGCTGAAGGTTTATGCGAACGTCGGCAGCCTGAGAGACGTCGAACAGGCCGCTAAGCTCCATGCGGAAGGCGTGGGGCTTTTCCGCACGGAATTCCTGTATATGGAGAACAGCCATTTCCCGACGGAGGAAGAGCAGTTCGGCGTGTACCGAAAGGCTGTGGAAACGCTTGGCCGCGAGATCGTCGTCCGCACCCTTGACATCGGCGGCGACAAGAAACTGAGCTATTATCAATTCGAGCCGGAGCAGAATCCGTTCCTCGGGCTGCGGGCCATCCGGTTCTGCCTCAAAAACCCGGACATCTTCAAAACGCAGATCCGGGCCATCCTCCGCGCAAGCCATTACGGACCGCTGCGCATCATGCTGCCCATGCTGGTGTCTCTGGAGGAGGCGGAAAGCGCACTGGAGATCATCGGCCGGGTCAGGGAAGAACTGAGCGGGGAGGGAGTCCCGTTCGATTCCGCAATCCCGGTCGGCATGATGATGGAGACCCCGGCGGCCGTTTTCTGCGCGGATGAATTTGCCCGGATGATGGACTTCTTCAGCATCGGCACAAACGACCTCACCCAGTATACCCTTGCGGTGGACCGAGGCAACAAGGAGATCAGGGACCTGTACGATCCGTTCCAGCCAGCCGTCGTGCGGGCGATTGCCCGCGTGATCGAAGCGGGGCACAAAGCGGGGATCGAAGTCGGCATGTGCGGCGAATTCGCCGGCGACCGGCGCGCGACGAAGCTCCTTCTGGGCCTGGGCCTCGACGAATTCAGCATGTCCGCCTCCGACACGCCGAGAATCAAGGCGGCCCTGCGCAGCATGGATTTTGAAACCGAAAGGAAACGCGCGCCGGAGATCCTCCGGATGAAACATGCGGCAGAGATCAAATCCGCCCTTGACAAATAA
- the ulaG gene encoding putative L-ascorbate 6-phosphate lactonase (Evidence 3 : Putative function from multiple computational evidences; PubMedId : 12644495, 15808744; Product type e : enzyme), which translates to MPNVNDITRESWILGAFPEWGTWLNEEIDQTSVKPGTFAMWWIGCTGVWVKTENDTNLAIDLWFGNGKRTQKKKYMDEYHQMANMTGGRLTQPNLRAAPIVYDPFAVTKVDAVLSTHYHNDHIDPFFAAAVLKNCRADVPFIGPKESVKKWLSYGVPQERCRVVKPGDLVRVGDTEIVVLDSFDRTCLVTADGDIRNTCPNDLDEKAVNYLIKTPAGTIYHSGDSHYSVYFAKHGKDHDIDVALGSYGENPVGCQDKMTSADILRMAEALRCKVVIPVHYDVWTNFKADPLEILALYNYKKNVLHYDFKPFIWDVGGKFVYPDDKDKLQYHYRRGFEDCFTHEPNVPFRSIL; encoded by the coding sequence ATGCCAAACGTAAACGACATCACCCGCGAGAGCTGGATTTTGGGGGCATTCCCGGAGTGGGGGACCTGGCTGAACGAAGAGATCGACCAGACGTCCGTCAAACCGGGCACGTTCGCCATGTGGTGGATCGGCTGCACCGGGGTATGGGTGAAGACCGAAAACGACACCAACCTGGCGATCGACCTGTGGTTCGGTAACGGAAAAAGGACTCAGAAGAAAAAATATATGGACGAATACCACCAGATGGCCAATATGACCGGCGGCAGGCTGACGCAGCCGAACCTGCGCGCGGCGCCGATCGTGTACGATCCGTTCGCCGTGACGAAGGTCGACGCCGTTCTGTCGACCCATTACCACAACGACCATATCGACCCGTTCTTTGCCGCCGCCGTCCTTAAAAACTGCAGGGCGGATGTCCCGTTCATCGGCCCGAAGGAGAGCGTTAAGAAATGGCTTTCCTACGGAGTCCCGCAGGAGCGCTGCAGGGTGGTCAAGCCCGGCGACCTCGTCCGCGTCGGCGACACCGAGATCGTGGTGCTCGATTCCTTCGACCGCACCTGCCTTGTCACGGCAGATGGCGACATCCGCAATACATGCCCGAACGACCTTGACGAAAAGGCGGTCAATTACCTCATCAAGACTCCGGCGGGGACGATCTATCACAGCGGGGATTCCCATTATTCAGTCTATTTCGCCAAACACGGCAAGGATCACGACATCGACGTGGCGCTCGGCTCCTACGGGGAAAACCCCGTCGGCTGCCAGGACAAAATGACCAGCGCCGACATCCTGCGCATGGCGGAAGCGCTTCGCTGCAAGGTCGTCATTCCGGTGCATTACGACGTCTGGACGAACTTCAAGGCCGATCCGCTGGAGATTCTGGCGCTTTACAATTATAAGAAGAATGTCCTGCACTACGATTTCAAGCCGTTTATCTGGGACGTCGGCGGAAAATTCGTCTATCCGGACGACAAGGACAAGCTGCAGTACCATTACCGCAGAGGGTTTGAAGACTGCTTCACCCATGAGCCGAACGTGCCGTTCCGCTCCATCCTGTAA